TGCTTTTTATTGATGCAAGAAAAATCTATCAGCAGATAGACCGAGCACATCGTGAATTTTTACCAGAGCAGATAGAGTTTATTGCTAATATCGTTCGCTTATATCGGGGAGAGGATATTGAAATAACACATGGCAGTGAGAAACTGACAAAAGCAACATTCCCAAAGGGCAGGTATCAAGATGTCGCTGGTTTGTGTAAAGTTGCTACATTAAAAGAGATTGAAGAACAAGGTTGGAGCTTAAACCCTGGACGATATGTAGGCGTAGTTGAAGAGGAAGTAGAGGATTTTGATTTTAAGGAACGGCTTGAAGAATTGAATGAAGAGCTGGAAGTTTTAAATACAGAAGCAAAAGAGTTGGAAGAGCAAATATCAGAAAATGTTGCAAAGATTCTGGAGAAGTAAAAATGGTTAAAACACATCCACCTGAATCAGAAAATATAGAATATAAATCAAATTGGAATGATGATTGCTTAAAAGTTGTTTCTGCTTTTGCCAATACCAGCGGTGGAGAATTAATTATTGGCATAGATGATAATAAAAATATATTGGGTGTCCTTGATGCTAAAAAATTACTTGTTGATATTCCTAATAAAATAAAAGACAAACTTGGTATTATTCCTATTGTGAAGATAGAGAAAAAGAAAGGGAAAGAAATAGTTATGGTAAAAATAGAAGTATCTTCAGTGCCAATATCTTATGATGGAAGATACTATATAAGAAGCGGAAGCACAACTCAACAATTACAAGGGCAATTGCTTACTGACTTTTTAATCAGAAAATCAGGAAAAACATGGGATGAATTTATTGAAGAAAGTTTTACTCTTAGTGATATAAATTTTGAGACTGTTAAAGAGTTTAAAAGAAAAGCTGTTGATAGGATTCCATCAATTGTTAAAGAGGATGAAATAAAAGTAATTCTTGAGAAATTACATCTTATAGAAAATGAAAAATTGAATCGGGCAGCAGTTCTACTTTTTGGTAAAGACCCTCAACGGGTTTATCGGCAATCAATCGTAAAAATAGGCAAATTCTTAACTGAAACAGAGATTCAATTCACGGATATTGTCAAAGGGAATCTTTTTGAACAAATAGAAAACGCTCTTGAAATTCTCAGGTCAAAATATCTTGTAAGTGAAATTAAATATGAAGGTATTCACCGAAGGGATATTCTTGAATATCCTTATGAATCGTTAAGAGAAGCAATTATCAATGCGTTAATTCATAGAGATTATCTCGGCAGTTCCAATATTCAGATAAGGGTTTATTCCGACAAACTTATCATTATGAATGAAGGAAAACTTCCTCCTGAAGTGCCTGTGGACAAACTAAAAACCGAGCATTTGTCAAAACCGAGAAATAGATTGCTTGCTGAAATTTTTTATTATGCAGGTTTGATAGAATCCTGGGGCAGAGGAACAATCAAGATTGTGGATAATTGTTTGCAGCAAGAATTACCTGAACCTGATTTTGTTGAAGAATATGGCGTTATGAAAGTAGTATTTTACAAAGATAAATGGGCCGAGGAAAATCTTAAGAAAATGGGATTAAATGAAAGACAAATAAAGGCAGTGATGTATGTAAAAGAAAAAGGTAAGATTACGAATAAGGAATATAGAGAGATTTGTAATACATCTGAACGAACCGCAACGAGAGATTTAGCCAGTTTAGTTTCCTTAGAAATATTTGAACAAATAGGCATTACTGGCAAGGGGACCGAGTATATTTTAAGACGCCATAAAGACGCCAAAGATGCCATAAAGACGCCTAAAAGACGCCAAGATGAATAAAAAGGTTTAAAGAAATGAAAAATAGTGCAACATTTCGTTGCACGAATTGTGGGAATAAAATATCAGAAAATGTGGCAAAGATTCTGGAGGTGAAATAAACATGGAGGATAAAAATAATCTTAAAGAATATATGTTGAAGGAGATTGATATAGTTCAGGATATTATAAAGAGAATGGCTCACAATTCCTTTATGATAAAAGGATGGGCGATAACTCTGGTTGTTGCTACTCTCCTATTGAAAGGCACAAAATATCAAGCTCTAATTGCTTTTATTCCGTTGTTAGTTTTCTGGTTTTTGGATGCGTATTTCTTGTGGCAAGAGAGAATGTATAGAAAACTACATAACTGGATTATCAGTAATAGATTGAATACCGACGAACATTTATTTAATATGAACGCTTACCGATTTAAAAATGAGGTTCAGTCAAAATTCAGAATTATGTTTTCAATAACTTTAGGATGGTTCTATGGTTCAATAGCAATTCTGACGGTAATTTATACCATTATTCTATTTTTAACTCAAAATGGAGGTAATTGAAATGGCGAAAAAGAGAGTATTTGTTAGTTTTGATTTTGATAACGACAAGAGTTTGAAAGATTTTATTATTGGTCAGTCAAGATTACCAGATTCTCCATTTGAAGTTGTTGATACTTCAATGAAAGAAGCCTCTCCAGAAAAAGATTGGCTGGATAGGGCTGAGACAAAAATTAAAGGTTCTGATATGGTTCTTGTTATGGTAGGGCCGAAAACACATAAAGCCCCTGGAGTTCTTAAAGAGATAGCACTTGCGAGAAAATGGAATATACCGATTGCTCAAGTCATCGGCTATAAAGACGGTAATTATACACCGGTTCCAGACGCTGGGCGACTCTATTCCTGGAATTGGGACAATTTAAAAAAACTATTGAGTTAGGAGAAAAATTAAATGGCAAGAAGAGTTTATTTTGCATTTCACTATCAAAGAGATATCTGGAGAGTAAATCAGGTTAGACATGCTTGGGTTACAAAAGAAGATATAGAAGAAGCAGGTTATATTGATGCTGCTGAATTTGAAAAAGTTGAAAGACAAGGTGAGGAAGCAATCAAACGATGGATTGACAAACAATTAGAAGGGACATCTGTTACGGTTGTTTTGATTGGTTCTAAAACGGCAGAGAGAGAATATGTCCAATACGAAATCAATAAAAGTTGGAATAGGGGCAATGGACTTATAGG
This is a stretch of genomic DNA from bacterium. It encodes these proteins:
- a CDS encoding TIR domain-containing protein; this encodes MARRVYFAFHYQRDIWRVNQVRHAWVTKEDIEEAGYIDAAEFEKVERQGEEAIKRWIDKQLEGTSVTVVLIGSKTAEREYVQYEINKSWNRGNGLIGIYIHDLKDQNGNTDYKGADPFVKLGYKGIRTYDWISDNGYNNLSEWIEAAYQRAQNRQKQ
- a CDS encoding TIR domain-containing protein yields the protein MAKKRVFVSFDFDNDKSLKDFIIGQSRLPDSPFEVVDTSMKEASPEKDWLDRAETKIKGSDMVLVMVGPKTHKAPGVLKEIALARKWNIPIAQVIGYKDGNYTPVPDAGRLYSWNWDNLKKLLS
- a CDS encoding ATP-binding protein, with the protein product MVKTHPPESENIEYKSNWNDDCLKVVSAFANTSGGELIIGIDDNKNILGVLDAKKLLVDIPNKIKDKLGIIPIVKIEKKKGKEIVMVKIEVSSVPISYDGRYYIRSGSTTQQLQGQLLTDFLIRKSGKTWDEFIEESFTLSDINFETVKEFKRKAVDRIPSIVKEDEIKVILEKLHLIENEKLNRAAVLLFGKDPQRVYRQSIVKIGKFLTETEIQFTDIVKGNLFEQIENALEILRSKYLVSEIKYEGIHRRDILEYPYESLREAIINALIHRDYLGSSNIQIRVYSDKLIIMNEGKLPPEVPVDKLKTEHLSKPRNRLLAEIFYYAGLIESWGRGTIKIVDNCLQQELPEPDFVEEYGVMKVVFYKDKWAEENLKKMGLNERQIKAVMYVKEKGKITNKEYREICNTSERTATRDLASLVSLEIFEQIGITGKGTEYILRRHKDAKDAIKTPKRRQDE